TTTAATGTGACACCCAGCAATTGATGGTAACATTTTCTATCAGTAGGCCATGTCATATCcctcttaaaactttttcaatgcttGTCATTTCAGTCCCTCTGCTGCACCCTGGATGGCTGAGCACTGAGTATTCAGCCATCTATGGTCACCTGTGAAGTCCTGAAGAAGGTGCCAACAGAGGTATCAAAATGTTGACCATGGAATTTGAAGAGGAATATGATACAGCCTACTGATAGAATATTTTACCATAAATGACAACAGCCAAAAAATCTGCCTACCCGCCAGTTACTACCAAGATTCCTGAcacaataatattttaatttctctagaataaaatgaactgtgcacaaaatatttttttttctaacccACAAATATTGTAATTCATTGCTCAAACAGTACACACACATGGAATACAACGTAAAATACAATTAGCAACACACATTTGACTGGCAAAGCTCTACACTCCAGTGTACATATTCCCTAGTTCCAGAAAGGAGTGCAGCGGGCAGGCTGCACAAGGAACTGCTGTCCTATTAGCAGGATGGATGGCCTCTTGTGACCAAATCAAGCACAAACTTCATATGAAAACTATGAAGCAGCTCACACACAAAATTGGTAGTTACAGCACTCCTCTTCCTTTGCGAAGAAATGAACACTGTGCTCATGTCCATTTCTTTCATAGTTGACGTAGGTTGTTGAGACCATGTGACATGCTGCCATCAATGCGTAGGGTCGGAAGTCAAGCAAGCGCGGACGGGTCGGCTCCTGCACCCCTGTGAGAGGCCATATGGTAGGATGGGTAACGATGGTGCAGCATCCATTTCCATATCTGAGTCTAAACCCAGGGAGAAAGGTTGCAGCAAAGATCATGGAACAGGTGCTGCTGAAAGTGATGGATGCGGCAGCAGCAGAGGCGTTAGCTGTGACAGTGCACGAGAGGAGTCCCACTGTGGTTCCCAACAGCTGAAGGGGGCCCCCACAGTGGAGCATAGTTCTGAAAACactggcggcagcagcagcattGGAGAAGGTCAGGGCACTGTAGTAGGCGACAGGGCAGACAGCTTATGTGAAAGTGGCAGAGACACATCCTGTGCGCAACTACTCATGCAAGGCCATAGCTGGTTGACATGTGGCAATGCCTGCCCCTCGGCCATGAGAACAACACAGAGGCTCACCCACAGTTATTCTTGATTACCACCAGCACCCATTTCCACCAGCAGTTAAAGCCGCAAGCTCAAACAGCTGTGCCAAGCTGGAAGTGTTCCGGTGGATGGTTTGGTGACAGCCAAACCACACATAGCACAGTTGGGGGCTGAAAACCGTGCAACAACTCTGCCGGACTGTTATTGCCAACAGGTTTGAACCTATACGAACTGAGGAATCGGTCAAGAGCTTCTTCTAGTGGCACATCCAAAATGCATTTTTCATTACAGTCATAGATGTTCACACTAGTCATTCTGCTTCCCCTTTCAATGGAGGATGGAAAGGAAGAGCCGTGATATGGCAAACACCATTCCTTTCTAAAAAGTTTTCAAATTCCTGAGATATAAACTGGGGTCTGTTGTTGGTAACTAATGTATATGAAACACCTTCCATTACAAAAGTTTTTGACAAAGCAGAAATTGTTGCTGTCGCAGAAACGGGCAGATAACACATCACATATAGAAACTTAGAATATGCACAAATACAACAAGCcagtagaaatttaaaaaaaggtctcACAAAAGGTACATGAATTGGTTCCCAAGGCTGCTGTGGATCTGGCACGGTGACATAGAAGCAGCAGAGCCCACTTATGGGTGACATACTGTGGGCAGGCTGTAACAACTCACACTATTCCCTTTCAAAGCATGGCCAAAGAACGTATCTGTGCTAATGCTTTTGCATATGACATACCCTAGTGGTCCACATGCAACACACCCATAACCTCACACcaaagagaggaagaggaggaggagatttctttaatgtcctgttgaaaacgaggtcattagagacagagcagaatCTCGAATtacagaaggatgggaaaggaaataggCCATGCCTTTCAAAAGGAACCACCCCGTCATTTGTGTGAAGTGATcttgggaaataatggaaaacctaaatcaggatggttagaCGTGAGTTTGAACCGAcattgtccagtgtgctaaccactgagccaactCACTCGGTTCACACCGCAGGGCAGATGGGACTACAACCCGAGGAGTGGTGTCAACTGTAGATAACAGCAGCATTCTACTGCTTATACAGCAAAATAATTTCTCAAAGAATCAAAGCATAGCCCAGAGGTTTGTCCAGCCAGCCATGTTGCACAAAACAAACAACTTTGTTTAAAACAGGATCTGCATCTACTGCAGCTGCAATTTTAGTTCTAGTAATAGGAAAACATTCTGCAACATTTTGAGCCTCCACAtctaaatgaaaacaaagaaattccTTTTAATCAAACTCTGGATCCGGACCAATTGGCAACACAACAAGGTGTCAGCAtctgcatgttgtgccataggTTGAAAATGTATCTCATAACTGTATTGTGACAGGAACAGAGCCCACCACTGTAAGTGACGTGCAGCTTTGTCTGGTAGGCCTAAGGATGCCGAAGAGTTAAAAAGAGACACcattggtttgtggtctgtgaaccAGATGAAACTTAGACTTATACAGAAAAACATGAACTCTTTTTAGAGCACATACAACTGCCAAAAAGTGTTGTAAACTAAGAACACTGCAATTAATTGCTAAAACAGTACACACACATGGAAGACAAGATACAATATAATTAGGAATACACAAGCAGTCAGCAAAGCCCTGCAATTCACCCTATATTTCCATTAGCTTCAATAGGGGGTGCAGCCAGCAGGCTGTGCACAAAGCTGCTGTCATATTAAAAGGCCTGGTGGCCTCTTGTGGCTGAATCAAGCACAAACTTCACCTGGGAACTATGAAGTGGTGCACTCAGAAAATTGGTAGTTACAACACCTTTGGCAAGTCCTGTAAAACGCCAGTTGACAACAGTTGGTTTCTTAATTATAATCTGATACATGCacagaaaaaaataactttttgtgGGGAAACATTTTTGAAATACAAATTGAATCCAAACTTCTTattcttggatgtgtgtgatattgttCTTGCATAAACAGTATTTTACAGTACAATTACAAAGGAGTTAAGCATTGAGGCTACTTGGTAGTTATTAATATCTGTCTTACTTCCTACCTTGTAAAGGCATCTGACAGCAGTATATTTCAGCCTGTCTGAAGATATACCCTGAGATACTGATCTATTGTACTGTGTGGTGATAGCTGGACTGACAGTGTCCCTAGTGCTGCAGTACAGGCTGTACAAAATGCAAGATGCTGTATCATCATAAATAAGTTTATTAACTGATGTGCTCACCGGGTGTGCTTGGGGGAGGGGGAGTTCCATTTTCTGCCACCAAGTGAAAACATGGTGCTGTATGccatcagaatgtgaaatgtttcctgttttgatatCAATATGTTATTTTTTGCATGGCACTGTgtgtgatttcttttgtgaagtgactgttggtgtcaagATTTAACAATGTTGAAGTTTTCCATACCAAACACAATGGCTACAGAGACAGGCTGTGctctgctggtaaagttgtttcatTAGAATGGTAGCAAAAGCAGTGCTGTGTTCTGGGAATACTGTCAGAAGAAACAGCTATAAAAAGaccccatgtcaataaatgggctaaagaaaaTGATCAAGAAagttgaagaaacaggtgaatttgaTGGTGCCCAAGGGGGAGAGGGAAATGGCCGattcccatggcagttgttgatgaTGTTGTAGCTATAGCTGACcctgcagcacatgcctcaaattctgcaccCAGTGCTGGAGCAGCGTTATATGAATTGTCTCTCCCCTGGTCAAAAGTGCAAAAGATTTTGTGGCGTATTTTACATTGGTATCCCTACCAGACTCAGAATATGCACCAAATAAACCCCCAAGATAGAGTACAATTGTGTGACTTTGCCCTCTGTTTTTTGGCGCACGTGGAAATGGATGACGTGACGCTGGCTAACTTTAGTCTGCATGGtgctgtgaatgcacagaactgttacATATGAGGTCCTACTCTGGCACATGCTGTGCAGGACTATCCAATGCACTCAggttatgtgactgtgtgatgGGGTTTCAAAAGCTCCTTCATTCTCAGTCCTATTTTCTGTGAGGAGTTGACACTTCATGAGGCTGTTAGATGTACAGTGACATCAGCACATTATAAGAACATCGTGTGCAACACATGTTCCTGGCTTTACAAGAACACAACTGTGTCCACACCATTATGTTCATGGAAGATGGGGGAACACATGTTGCTAGCCAAGTGAAAGATTTGCTTTGAGAAACcttcttcattttctgtttttgtggcGCAAGTGCGCCAGATGTTTATGTTCATTCTGTGTGTGGCTGTGTTCTGTGacattataataaatatatatattgtgatggTTATGGTGTAACTTTTGGTTGCAATAAAGAAAGGAGCAATAAGTTATTTTTACTCCAATACACCGTATTTCACTCTGATTTTCTGCCAAAACATAATTAAAGGCATCAGGTTCTGTGAATTCACTGCTTTTTACCAGAGTTTTATTTGTGTGAACCATGATGCTCAAGTTCTAGAAGCGTCATATTTCACTTGTCTGTTGTGGAAAACCTTTGTTTTCATTTTGATCTGAGTATTATAAGTTTGACTTACATTCAGCCCACACGAATATGGATAAATTGAAAATGTACAGTATCCAGAAATTTGATGGTAAAAATTTCCAAATGTGGAAATATCAGTTGCAAATTATTTTTTGTGCTGAAAAAGTGTTCAATATTGTCAAGGGGAAACCGAGGCTGGTGAGAGTCAAACCGCTTAGGATGACTTAAATTTGAAGGCAATGCTCATTCTATCTACTGCGATGGAATTTGACCTGTTATGACGTGCACAAATGCAGTGGAAATGTGGGCCAGGCTAAAgactattcatgaacagcaatctGCAGTTACTAAAATGAACTTGAAGCAGAAATTTtttgattacagaatgtcaccatcaGACACAGTCGCACAACCCATCAGTCAAGTTGAGTCCTCGGCACAAGCATTAGCTGATATTGGGGAACCTGTTACAGAAGCTGACAAAATAGCTAAAATTTTGGGAAGTCTGCCAGCAAAGCTGCCTGGGCTCATGTGCTGACGATCAACAAATGTTCAATAATTTGACTTTAAGGTTATTCAAAGAAGAACAAAAACTTTTACAGTGTGATGAAAACTCTAATGTGGACAAAACACGCAAATTCAGTTCAACTACCAGCAACAAGAGTGTGTCTAACACAGTCGAAAAGACACTGAATGTTGTTAATGTCATAACAAGGGACATTTTAAACCTGAATGCATAAAACTTTTAGCAAAACTTAATAGGAAAACTGATACGCCTGAGCACCAAGCTTTGAGTGCAGACCATGCGTATGTTTTTGCTCCAGGTTGCGAAAAAATTTGGTTAGCTGACAGTGCTGCATCATAACATATAAGACGTCGCGCAAAGAGTGGTTCAACACATTGAGCCAATTCAGTCTGATGACTCACTTATTCAAATTGGAGGCAACTCGATCGTCAATGCAGAAGCAttggatcaactgaagtattgtCATTAGTTGACGACACATGGCAACATCACACTTTGGAAAACACATTATGTATTCCTTAGCCAAGGAAAAGTTTATTTTCTGCGGTAGCAGTcacaaaaaaggaataaaagttattttttatgaCACGAGAATGGAAGTTCACAGTTCAGGTCTACTTGCAGGAGGAATTAAGATGGACAATCAGTGTTATCAAATGTTTAAATGTCCAGATGTACTGCAGGCAAATCCTGCTTCCCTGAATTCTACCATGATCTAGCATGAGAGACTTTGGCACACTAATTTCAGTGGTCTCAACAGTATGGGTGATCTGAACTTAATATCTGGCTTCAACACGAAGAAAGCTGAAAAATCTTCATTGTGAACCATGTCAGTATGGCAAGATGAAAAGAAAATCTTTTAATTCAAATTTGGAATCAAGATTGAAAGTTCCTGGTGAATTTATTCATGGAGATTTGAATGGATGGATAAGAAAATCGTCTCTTGGAGGTGCACAGTTGTACATAGTTTTCAAGGATGATTGCGCATCATACAGATTTGTGTATTTTCTTAAATGTAAGCATGATACTTCCCATGTGTTTTTGGAATTTCAGAGACTGCCTGAAAGACAAACTGGAAACAAAGTCAAAGTTCTGAGAAGTGACAATGGAACTGAATTCATAAATAAGCAATTTAAAGATTATTTCAAGCAAAATGGTATGATAAGTGAGCAAACATGCCCTATACACCACAGCAGAATGGCTGAGTTGAATGAGAAAACATGTCCAATCCTGAGTGTGCATGCACTATGTTATGAAGTGCTGACTTGCCTCACGAATTGTGGGCAGAGGCAGTAAACTGTGCAGCATATATATATCTTACATGGCCGACCATGTAAAGCAAACAACAATGTTGTGCCATATTCTTTAGGACACATGAGAAAGTTTGGATCAGCAGCATACGTATACATTCCTGATAAATTTAGACCAAAACGGGATAGTAAATCAAAAAAACCAATCATCATTGGCTATGAAGGGTCCAGTACTAATTATTACCTCTACAATCCTGAGTCAAAGAATATTACAATCTCCTGCAATGTCTCTTTTAATGAAGAACAAACCCATAGCTTAAACAAGAAAAAAGAAGTACTGAATTTTACCTGGGAGACCATGCTACAGAAGATGTTCAAGAGGAATCTGAATAATATGATCCTggtgaacaaatgaaagaaaatcaaaggatGAATCTGAGAGATCGGGCTAATCTGCAAGCTCCTGCTCACTTTCGGGACCAAGATATAGCTTGTTCAGCCATTATCTTTGAACCTCAAACTTTTGATGAAGCAATGGCATCGAAAAAGTCATCAAATTGGAAACAAGCAATGGAAGAGGAAATGACATTCTTGAAGAAGAACAAAACTTGGGATCTAGTACCATTACCTCACAACTACAAGGAAGTTGGATGTAAGTGGGTCTATCGTGTGAAGCAGAATTCTGAGGGAAAAAACTGGCCGCTTTAAAGCTAAATTATGTGCAAAAGGTTATTCACAATAATAAGGCATTTATTATGAAAGAGACATTGTCTCCTATGGTCCAATATGATTCAATAGGAGTTTTATTAGTCATAGCAGCTCCACAAGATATGGAAATTAGGCATTCGATGTTAAGACTGCATTCTCGAATGAGGATTTGAAAGAAGTAGTTTCCATGGAGCAAACAAAAAGTTTTGTTGTAGAAGGCCCAAATAATGATTGCAAACTAAGGAAGAGTGTACATGGACTCAAACAATCATCACATTGTTGGAATCAAAAATGTTTGACTTTATGCAAATGAATGCAGACAAATATGTTTTCCATGCTGTAACAGATGGCACTGATGCTTACCTGGTACTTTATGTGGGTGATGGCTTGTTTATTTGTAAGcctccaaaaatactgaaaaatgtttTGACAGCACTGGGATCAATGTTTGAAATTACTGTGGACAATGGAAGATACTTCTGTGGATTGGAAATTGAACTCAGCCCTTCTACAAAAGAAATCTATAAAGGCATAGAGATACATCAATTATTTACTTCAGAGGTTCAACATGGATGATTCAAAACCGAACTCCACTTCTTTTGATGTCAGAACCATGTTGCATAGTGGTAAAGGAGATGGAAAGCAAACCTTATCGGCAGGCCGTCAGCACCTTAAAGTTTGCAGCAACTGTCTCACGGTCAGACATTATGTTCGCTGTGAGTAGGTCTTTACATAATCCGGATCTCGATCATTGGCATGCTGTTAAAAGGATTGCGAAGTATCTACACGGGACCAGGGACCTGACCATAAGGTACGAAGATGACTCTACTGGAATGGAGGTCTACTCAGATGCCGACTTTGCTTGTGACTGTGACACTCGTCGGTCAATAACAGGCTAAGTGAGCTTGTTAGCAGGTGGGCCTTTGACATCGTGTTCACGTCGGCAGAAATGTGTAAGCAGATCAACAACAGAGGCCAAATACATAGCAGCTTCAGATGCTGCTACTTAAGAAGTTTGGTTGTGCGGTTTTCTCAGTGAACTTGATTTTCAGTTAGACAAACCAACACTCCATGTTGACAATCAAAGTGTCATTTGCCTGATTAAAAACACAGAACATCACAAACACACCAAGTGCAGTGGCATTAAATACCattatatatgtaaaaatgttgaaaataatgagATTGATGTCTATTACGTTTATTCTGATAAATAGTTGGCAGGCTTACTCACAAAACCTCTAATTACAGACTAATTCATATCAAATAGAAAAGCTCTGTCAATGATCTCAAAACAAACTCAATAAAACAAGAGTGGGTGTGTCGACAGCAGTGAGCTGCTTGTACTGAGGGTTTTTTCTTTTTTggcttcattttcagttttaagGTGGGAGTGTGCCAGAATAGTTATGTTCATTCTGTGTGTAGCTGTGTTCCATGACAttctaaaattatatctttgttttgttttgttgttacgGTGTAACTTTTAGTTGCAATAAAGAATGGAGCAATAAGTTATTTTTACTCCAATATACTGTATTTCGCTCAGTGATTTTCTGCCAAACATAATTAAAGACATCAAATTTCAAGATATGTGGACTTCCAGGCCCATTACCTAAATCCACGTGACTTCTGGTTGTGTGGATATTTGAAAGACTGTGTCTCTTAGGGATGTGCTCAGGCTCTTCCTGATTTGAAGGACAacatggcattattattattattattatttaggacAACATGGCATTCTAACTGCACTGGATACGCTGAAAGCAACTGTCAAGCATGCCATGTTAAGGAACTGGATGTTGCTGAGTCAGGAGACCATATTGAACAAATGTTGACACTTGTGACTGTATCCTAATAAATGTACTGAAACTACCATTAAGTGTTTGAttgttcctccccttttcctgcaccTATAGCACATTCTAATTGCTTACAGAGCCATATTTTCACCCAGTGGCAGAAAGTGAAGCTACTATGCTTTTCAGCATACTCTTTGAGTGCAACAAtaaatgaacatacctacgatgtttcagcatccTACAATGTATACAGGCTGCACTGCAGCATACTGAGCACTGTCCATTTAATTATAATAATCTAATATGTGACTGAATACAGAATAGGACTTTGGTAATTTACTCGAGACATCAAGCCTGTGGCAGTTTTTGCTATTGAGAGAATTAAGTACAATCTTAATTTTTGTGGTAGAGCATGAAGTAAAATTTAATGCAAGATGCGGATAGGGCATATttgacaaaatttgaaaatttccttTATTTGCATGAACTTGTAGCTGAGTTCAACTCTTTGCACTATGTAAAACTGTCAAACATAAACCCATTGAGACATGATTTCATTGTTGTTGATCATCATAAAAGATGCAGAATGGACATAGCCTATCTAGCATAGCTGTTCCCTTTCTGCAAAGTAGAAAAAGTTGCCGTGGTTCACTTGAATCCATGTACATCATTTTTTTCCTCCTACTTGCTGTTACTATTGTGTAAAGTgtaatattaaatttattaaaatgttATCCAATGGAGAATAACTGGTGTGTGGTAAgagaaagaataataaacagatgaactgaagaaatgttattaaaaataacAGGGAAAGATTATATAACCTGGAAGGGAAAGGAATAGTAAAATAGGCACCACACAGGATTCATTTTCTGCTTAGTATGGCTGACAACAATACATAATTAACTGCAACATACTATTTCTCTGTATGAGAGCACTCGTTTCAGTCAATTTAAGGGACTTCGGGGCTATTAAACGGCTCTCCAGGAAGAGTTATATAATATATGCAGTGGAAGGACACTGTGAGTTTATGAAAAAGACAGTGTCTGGAAATCTCTACATCATAGTGAGGAATTCAGGCAATGATCTAGCATTCAAGAAATGGTAGCTCAGGTGCTACaaaaagatgtgcatcagataatACAGCAGGATAAGGTATTCGTAAGGAAAATAAAATTGCAAGTGTCaaggctttcgtggtcacttgttgacaaattgcctgtaGGCTTCTTTCTTGGGTTCTTTGGCTGACTTCTGTTTGATGATTCTTCTGATGTTTCACCAACTGAGTGGAAGGTATTATCAAAGCTGTTGTTCTTGAGTACACTGGTGGGTTACCCAAGGACGCATTTTCTCTGAACTGCTACAATATCCCTCCGAGTCTACCTCATGAGAAATCATTTGTAACTGGTAGTGTTCCACTACTGAAAAAACGGCGAAGGACCTGAAAAAACTTGGACAACTTATTCCTGCATAATACAGTGAGTTTAATGAGACACTTTTCAAATGTCCACTACAGTCACAGAAGAAGAGGACTGTGAACGAGGAGAAAAACTGTCCACAATTACCATATTCATAAGTTTTTTTCTGAAGATTCTTATTAGTTTTGATCACTTCCTAATTATATCATTTGAATTAATATTATAAATTCTTTTTCTGACAGTTTATTTCatcacacacactataatatgcaaAATGGTTATAGGTACAATACAAGTAATACACAATAATTGCCTGCTACATCACATGTCGGAGTAGTTTTCATTCAATTATTGTGACAAAGCGTGATTGCAAAGCTGCAAAAAAGTTTCACATACGAACTTAGTGTATCAAACTATGCACGACTCTCTTTGTGCCCACTAAAAATTTTTGCTTTAATGAGATATGTCTTTTCTGCATCTTTTAGTTCAAAGGTTTTAAATGTTTTGCTAGTGGCTTTCATTAGACGGTAGAAGTGAAGAACAATAGGCTACACATAATACACTAGTCAGCACTTGAGAACTGTGGGTAAAGGAAAACTTTAAATTGTTTCACACATGACATGAACTAGAATGTCTACCTTTTACAAATTACCTTTTGCCACCATTCACCACAATCCATAGAGGAACCTTCAGCGCAAATAATTCCAGGTTTTCCAGGAAGGCAAAATCCTGTGATGTTAAATTCATGAGCAAGATCCAATACTTCTCTCCTTTTTATTTTACTGTAAATGTGATGAGAATATATCCAGTACCGGGTAAACAAATCTTCATCTTCGCATATTTTCACTTGTGGTTCTGGTTTAATTGCAACGTAATAATGAGTAGCATTTTCTTGAAGCCAAGAAATTGCGGAGCAGATACAGATTTCACCTCGATCAAGATCAGCAATAAATTTGCTAAGGTCAATATTCAAACTGTGTTGCTGGTTTCTGCTGAGTTTGTCACTTCTCACAAAAATATCTGGCTCAGTAGCTGGATAATCGTGTGGGAGGTTCACACAGACTTCGAACTTGGCCTTAAAGAAAGAAACGTAACAATAAATAATATGGTTACATCCTTCTAGCTGGCTAAGAACTAACGTTTTTAAAAGCGGGTACGTACCATatctataaataaatttatacTAAAATCTAAACGAGGTGGAATGATAGAACACCTTCCGTCCACAAACTCATTTATATCGGCTATAACACTTGGGTCATCCACACAAAATTCTCCTGGATTTGAAAACATGGACTGTAACATTTCAAACTCCGATAGTTGTATGCGAAGCATTTCCTCGAGGTTTCCATTGTCTACTATCTGAGTTATCTGTTCTTCCAATTCTTTAAAGTCCAAGAACTCGCTGTCATCGTAATCACAAGACATAGTTATACCGAATAAATTTCGCAAGGCGCAACTTGTAAACAAATCTGAGGTTAACGATAGGGCCACGTGGAGAGCATATATCCATTTACGGTCTCTTAAAAACCTGGGAAGTTCTAAACAAATAGAATGCGATAGCTTAATCCCAGTAACTGACAACACAATGTATACACTGCCACTACATTTATCAGCCGCGCGACAACATACGCCTGTCGCACTTCAACCCACGCACAACTCCTCCCAAAGCGAATAACAATATTTACACCTGCTCTGAAAGATATTCACAGGATGCAGTTGACGCCCACTCTTTCCGATAGCAAAGCAGTTAGTTTGTGGATCATGATTCGACCAGTTACCCTGCAATTCTGGGAGAGGTAATGTACTCAAGCACAGACATGTATATCTTCCAAAATACTAGCCTACAAGGTTTTTATCCAATgaacgtttcatttatttatttatcaattcaTGAGAGCTTtccccctctgacagatattgttcagcatgattcatcccgacactaCCAATCATGAAATGTTCAGTTCTAATTCCACTGTTTCCCTAACAGTAatggacgtgatgtttccacaatcccattgacggaataacaataataattatgcaTTGAGATACGTAgtaaacagcatgcggttaccagactcactgttgaaaggcataattagtgggaccatggtgataacacatacaaatgatAACCGATTTTGGATATTATTCTCGATGCACGTTGCTTGTCTTACTGGCAACGTAAGGCCTTAACGAAATgtgatggacctgaacgaggcaagaataatagttgataCTACTCTATGGGACCATTAGAGCAGGGTACAAATGAAACAGGTTTCGCGTTTAGTAGATGAAGCTCTGAGAATATATTCATGCCCATCATGTGGAAAAgatttctttcaaagctgaccagtcTTCCATTTTTACGATTGTAGTacataagtgcaaatgttttctagaggacctgtTGCAATTCCTGTtgatgattaagatgccagatactgtaccacctggactacatttaccaaataaaaaacatatgcctctAACCAGGATCGAACCATCAACCTCCTGTATGCTAACCCAAACGTCTATCCACCACACCAACTGTATAGAATGACTAATATCTGCTGACAGTTGAAGTTACCATACCTGTGGTTACAGTATTTCCAGCTTGTCACACTTTAACGCCCTTTTTCTGCGAAATGTACTCGctggatgaaattttgtgagagaattttttttttcgttgctggCATTTGAGAAGCTGCGCTGCAAAGCCTGAGTGTGTGAATTTCGCTTCACCCAATATAAAAACTTTTCTGGCTCCAGCAGAGTAAATCCAATCTCATTGCGCCATAATTTACATGTGTGAAAAAAGGCATAGTATACAAGGAGTTGCTGTTTTGCACTAAGATGTTTTTTTCGTTTCCAGTTTAGTTACAGCACACAGAATAGTTTGCTGCATACATCAGCCCCCTTTATCtcttctctctgtgtgtgtatgtatgtgtgtgtgtgtgtgtgtgtgtgtgtgtgtgtgtgtgtgtttgtgtgtgtgtgtgtgtgtggtccagtTCAGACTGGTGTCAAAGTGGATACCCAGTAATTTCATAGAGTCTTTGCCAAGGCATTTATTACCTTTAGAGAGAATACTATACTCCCAGTTTTGGTATTGTTTAATGTTAATTCATTTGCCTTAAGCTTGTAAGATGCCTTCTCCATCATAGGTTAATTCATTCCCTCTGTAGCATATGTGTCACTATGGGAAGTGGTAAAAGTGATATTATTTGCGTATATCACTATTTAGAATGGTAGCAGGCTA
This region of Schistocerca gregaria isolate iqSchGreg1 chromosome 7, iqSchGreg1.2, whole genome shotgun sequence genomic DNA includes:
- the LOC126281756 gene encoding RWD domain-containing protein 2A-like isoform X3, whose amino-acid sequence is MSCDYDDSEFLDFKELEEQITQIVDNGNLEEMLRIQLSEFEMLQSMFSNPGEFCVDDPSVIADINEFVDGRCSIIPPRLDFSINLFIDMAKFEVCVNLPHDYPATEPDIFVRSDKLSRNQQHSLNIDLSKFIADLDRGEICICSAISWLQENATHYYVAIKPEPQVKICEDEDLFTRYWIYSHHIYSKIKRREVLDLAHEFNITGFCLPGKPGIICAEGSSMDCGEWWQKVKSMNWKKIMCKKKETFKLNGGEMEELRKFPSFREISFESERRR
- the LOC126281756 gene encoding RWD domain-containing protein 2A-like isoform X1; this translates as MSCDYDDSEFLDFKELEEQITQIVDNGNLEEMLRIQLSEFEMLQSMFSNPGEFCVDDPSVIADINEFVDGRCSIIPPRLDFSINLFIDMAKFEVCVNLPHDYPATEPDIFVRSDKLSRNQQHSLNIDLSKFIADLDRGEICICSAISWLQENATHYYVAIKPEPQVKICEDEDLFTRYWIYSHHIYSKIKRREVLDLAHEFNITGFCLPGKPGIICAEGSSMDCGEWWQKVKSMNWKKIMCKKKETFKLNGGEMEELRKFPSFREISFESGKGKSQEHHMDMGEFYRYLAEHNCSYVFKDYFGVDGK
- the LOC126281756 gene encoding RWD domain-containing protein 2A-like isoform X2 — protein: MSCDYDDSEFLDFKELEEQITQIVDNGNLEEMLRIQLSEFEMLQSMFSNPGEFCVDDPSVIADINEFVDGRCSIIPPRLDFSINLFIDMAKFEVCVNLPHDYPATEPDIFVRSDKLSRNQQHSLNIDLSKFIADLDRGEICICSAISWLQENATHYYVAIKPEPQVKICEDEDLFTRYWIYSHHIYSKIKRREVLDLAHEFNITGFCLPGKPGIICAEGSSMDCGEWWQKVKSMNWKKIMCKKKETFKLNGGEMEELRKFPSFREISFESGGPSDSNSGNREL